In Vitis riparia cultivar Riparia Gloire de Montpellier isolate 1030 chromosome 19, EGFV_Vit.rip_1.0, whole genome shotgun sequence, the following proteins share a genomic window:
- the LOC117908816 gene encoding probable beta-1,3-galactosyltransferase 2, with protein sequence MSWKSRGIEPSSKSVVSRKWTLLFCIGCFCAGMLFSDRMWTMPEAKGISRTTRTEDEELKLVSEGCAPTTKDVKHKSKDILGEVSRTHYAIQTLDKTISNLEMELAAARAAQESILNGSPIVEDLPITKSSGRRKYLMVIGINTAFSSRKRRDSVRATWMPQGDKRKKLEEEKGIIVRFVIGHSATSGGILDRAIEAEDRRHGDFLRLEHVEGYLELSAKTKAYFATAVAMWDADFYVKVDDDVHVNIATLGATLARHRSKPRIYIGCMKSGPVLAQKGVRYHEPEYWKFGEEGNKYFRHATGQLYAISKDLATYISINQHVLHKYANEDVSLGSWFIGLDAEHIDDRRLCCGTPPDCEWKAQAGNICVASFDWSCSGICRSSERIREVHRRCGEGENAVWSAVF encoded by the exons ATGTCTTGGAAGAGCAGAGGAATAGAGCCAAGTTCAAAGAGCGTTGTGTCCAGGAAATGGACTCTTCTGTTCTGTATTGGTTGTTTTTGTGCTGGGATGCTCTTCTCTGACAG AATGTGGACAATGCCTGAAGCTAAGGGTATATCAAGGACAACAAGGACTGAAGATGAAGAACTGAAGTTGGTTTCAGAAGGTTGTGCGCCAACTACT AAGGATGTAAAGCATAAATCCAAGGACATTCTAGGGGAAGTTTCAAGGACTCATTATGCTATACA AACGCTggataaaacaatttcaaatttggAGATGGAATTAGCAGCTGCAAGAGCTGCACAGGAGTCTATACTTAATGGATCTCCCATAGTAGAAGATTTACCAATTACTAAATCAAGTGggagaagaaaatatttaatggtTATTGGCATCAATACTGCTTTTAGTAGTAGAAAGCGGAGAGATTCAGTTCGCGCTACTTGGATGCCACAAG GTGATAAAAGAAAGAAGCTTGAGGAAGAGAAGGGCATCATAGTTCGCTTTGTAATAGGTCACAG TGCTACATCAGGGGGCATTCTTGATAGAGCTATTGAAGCAGAGGACAGAAGGCATGGTGACTTTTTAAGGCTG GAACATGTAGAGGGGTACCTTGAATTGTCAGCAAAGACGAAGGCATACTTTGCCACTGCTGTTGCTATGTGGGATGCAGATTTCTATGTCAAAGTAGATGATGATGTCCATGTAAATATAG CAACACTGGGAGCAACTTTAGCGAGGCACCGTTCAAAACCTAGGATTTACATTGGATGCATGAAATCTGGACCTGTTCTAGCTCAAAA GGGAGTCAGATACCATGAACCTGAATACTGGAAATTTGGTGAGGAGGGTAACAAGTATTTCCGTCATGCTACTGGGCAGCTATATGCTATTTCAAAAGATTTGGCTACTTATATATCAATTAACCA GCATGTGCTTCACAAGTATGCTAATGAGGATGTTTCATTGGGATCTTGGTTTATTGGGTTGGACGCTGAGCATATTGATGACCGGCGACTGTGTTGCGGTACCCCACCAG ATTGTGAGTGGAAAGCTCAGGCAGGCAACATCTGTGTTGCTTCATTTGACTGGAGCTGCAGCGGGATTTGCAGATCTTCTGAGAGGATCAGGGAGGTTCACCGGCGGTGCGGGGAAGGTGAGAATGCTGTGTGGAGTGCAGTCTTCTGA
- the LOC117908817 gene encoding CASP-like protein 2D1, with product MSNLAETAPISSAHIPTLKLIDCSLRLCVIPLSVATIWLTVTNQQDTSIYGKLEFSNLTGLKYMVCISGVSAGYALVAVVASWVRCLVNKAWLFFVSDQIMAYLMVTSGAAVLEILYLAYKGDRGVSWSEACSSYGRFCSRVNLALALHALALCCFLVLAVISAYRVFSMFEPPVSSKELEEERAS from the exons ATGAGTAATCTTGCTGAAACTGCACCCATCTCCAGTGCCCACATCCCAACCCTAAAACTCATAGATTGTTCTCTCAGACTCTGTGTGATCCCTCTCAGTGTTGCTACCATATGGCTTACTGTAACCAACCAACAGGATACTAGCATCTATGGGAAGCTAGAGTTCAGCAATCTCACCGGGCTCAA GTACATGGTTTGTATCAGTGGGGTTTCTGCTGGTTATGCTCTTGTTGCTGTTGTTGCTTCATGGGTCAGATGCTTAGTTAATAAAGCATGGCTCTTCTTTGTCTCGGACCAG ATTATGGCTTACTTAATGGTCACATCAGGGGCTGCAGTGTTGGAGATACTGTATTTAGCTTACAAAGGTGACAGGGGTGTGTCATGGAGTGAGGCCTGCAGTTCATATGGGAGGTTTTGCAGTAGGGTCAATTTGGCTCTGGCTCTTCATGCATTGGCTCTGTGCTGCTTCCTTGTTTTAGCTGTGATCTCAGCCTATAGGGTTTTCAGCATGTTTGAGCCCCCTGTTTCCTCCAAAGAGTTGGAAGAAGAAAGGGCTTCATGA
- the LOC117909570 gene encoding autophagy-related protein 8C-like isoform X2, protein MARSSFKLEHPLERRQAEAARIREKYPDRIPVIVEKAERSDIPDIDKKKYLVPADLTVGQFVYVIRKRIKLSAEKAIFIFVKNVLPPTVICILCYHSCHDVCHL, encoded by the exons ATGGCCAGAAGCTCCTTCAAATTGGAACACCCCCTCg AAAGGAGGCAAGCAGAAGCTGCTCGCATCAGGGAGAAGTATCCTGATAGAATACCA GTTATTGTGGAGAAGGCTGAAAGAAGTGACATACCTGACATTGACAAGAAGAA ATATCTGGTTCCTGCTGATCTGACTGTTGGGCAGTTTGTTTATGTGATCCGGAAGAGGATCAAGCTTAGTGCTGAGAAggctattttcatttttgtcaagAATGTTCTACCACCCACTG ttatttgtattttgtgttATCACAGCTGCCATGATGTCTGCCATCTATGA
- the LOC117909570 gene encoding autophagy-related protein 8C-like isoform X1, whose product MARSSFKLEHPLERRQAEAARIREKYPDRIPVIVEKAERSDIPDIDKKKYLVPADLTVGQFVYVIRKRIKLSAEKAIFIFVKNVLPPTAAMMSAIYEENKDEDGFLYMTYSGENTFGSF is encoded by the exons ATGGCCAGAAGCTCCTTCAAATTGGAACACCCCCTCg AAAGGAGGCAAGCAGAAGCTGCTCGCATCAGGGAGAAGTATCCTGATAGAATACCA GTTATTGTGGAGAAGGCTGAAAGAAGTGACATACCTGACATTGACAAGAAGAA ATATCTGGTTCCTGCTGATCTGACTGTTGGGCAGTTTGTTTATGTGATCCGGAAGAGGATCAAGCTTAGTGCTGAGAAggctattttcatttttgtcaagAATGTTCTACCACCCACTG CTGCCATGATGTCTGCCATCTATGAGGAAAACAAAGATGAGGATGGTTTCCTTTACATGACTTACAGTGGGGAAAACACATTTGGATCATTTTAA
- the LOC117908540 gene encoding transcription factor MYB97-like has product MVANSSGAGVEDRPENGGSDAGGVALKKGPWTAAEDAILVEYVTKHGEGNWNAVQKNSGLARCGKSCRLRWANHLRPNLKKGSFSAEEERVILELHAKLGNKWARMAAQLPGRTDNEIKNYWNTRIKRRLRQGLPVYPQQVQNQSNTVNQPNFQNPPYPQSPCPPSQTLFSSSPQFKPAFSSSLSLFDPITTLSAHQTSPILTPPYQRYKRSGDTGPDFPLPFSQASLPSPLPSSSLPNQFSHISPLQLNPVTFCQNSLPILQTQFKFDQMVPPVLDFSINPELPSSQFSKKTHPYTADNMKISSSSSNCGLLDELIGQAQAMVCNDSSRRQASFGSQEEKHMLNDFELFFSGSSTNPPFVSGPQWDDSTSLQPSTGAKPKQEPADDVNSMNEDLSDMLIFHPAPNIPEWYSDNGLSIKQSSSITEDDIGLDIPQLTSSSPVATMTDHGWTPGSSSWDNFSGIC; this is encoded by the exons ATGGTGGCCAACAGCAGCGGTGCCGGAGTTGAAGACCGGCCGGAGAATGGTGGTAGCGACGCCGGCGGTGTGGCGTTGAAGAAGGGGCCATGGACGGCAGCGGAGGACGCCATATTGGTGGAGTACGTGACGAAGCACGGCGAGGGCAACTGGAACGCTGTTCAGAAGAATTCGGGGCTGGCTCGCTGTGGGAAGAGCTGCAGATTAAGGTGGGCGAACCATCTGAGGCCCAATCTGAAGAAGGGTTCCTTCTCTGCTGAGGAGGAGAGGGTGATTCTCGAGCTGCATGCCAAATTGGGCAACAAATGGGCTCGCATGGCCGCTCAG TTGCCCGGGCGAACAGACAACGAGATAAAAAACTACTGGAACACTAGAATTAAGAGGCGCCTTCGCCAAGGCCTGCCTGTCTACCCACAACAAGTTCAAAATCAGAGCAATACCGTCAACCAGCCCAACTTCCAAAACCCCCCATACCCACAATCTCCCTGTCCACCATCTCAAACTCTCTTCTCCTCATCGCCCCAATTCAAACCCGCCTTCAGTTCTTCTCTATCCCTCTTCGACCCAATCACTACTCTTTCAGCCCACCAAACTTCCCCAATTCTCACACCCCCTTATCAACGCTACAAGCGATCGGGTGACACTGGACCTGATTTCCCTCTTCCATTCTCACAGGCATCATTGCCATCTCCTCTTCCGAGTTCATCTCTGCCCAACCAATTCTCTCACATTTCCCCCCTCCAATTGAATCCAGTGACTTTCTGTCAGAATTCACTGCCAATTCTGCAAACCCAATTCAAATTTGACCAAATGGTCCCACCTGTCTTGGATTTTTCAATAAATCCAGAGCTCCCTTCAagccaattttccaaaaaaacacACCCGTATACTGCCGACAATATGAAGATCAGCTCAAGTAGCAGCAATTGTGGGTTATTGGATGAACTGATAGGTCAAGCTCAGGCAATGGTGTGCAATGACTCCTCCAGGAGGCAAGCTTCATTCGGTTCACAAGAAGAGAAGCATATGCTCAATGACTTTGAACTGTTTTTTAGTGGAAGCAGTACAAATCCTCCATTTGTATCTGGTCCTCAGTGGGATGATTCAACCTCTCTTCAGCCCTCTACTG GAGCAAAACCAAAGCAAGAACCAGCAGATGATGTCAATTCCATGAATGAAGACTTATCTGATATGCTCATTTTTCATCCTGCACCAAACATCCCCGAGTGGTACAGCGACAATGGTCTCTCCATCAAGCAGTCTTCTAGCATAACAGAGGATGATATTGGACTTGATATCCCACAACTAACTTCATCCAGTCCGGTTGCCACCATGACAGACCATGGCTGGACCCCTGGCTCCTCCTCTTGGGACAACTTCTCAGGAATTTGCTAA